A window of the Ostrea edulis chromosome 1, xbOstEdul1.1, whole genome shotgun sequence genome harbors these coding sequences:
- the LOC130046637 gene encoding uncharacterized protein LOC130046637 isoform X1, translating to MMQICRDHQVLERKAEKVLNSSAKMTTATSTMDVTSNVNLPMCPLKSSSERDDVQTSRMIKRPLEEDTVVPVKSPKTDKSKTCNEDESWRISDDFELPDIEVYPTPSEITDAKANSLSKEDRIEDSPIIDLEVKEFFDLMEMKIKRRKMAEDTVIAFPDKERKVITIIYEDHGGMSFTRPFCKDDTLQSIFTYICKEVEAEILPPVFHLECMAPLKCPTANCKHCWELDASHSLPISSLPDALIIKEGNFLMDDTITNYGNVLL from the exons GCAAAGATGACTACAGCTACCAGTACCATGGATGTTACTTCTAATGTCAATTTA CCAATGTGTCCATTAAAGAGTTCCTCTGAGAGAGATGATGTGCAGACA TCTCGCATGATTAAACGCCCTTTGGAGGAAGACACAGTTGTGCCAGTCAAG TCAccaaaaacagacaaatcaaagACCTGTAATGAAGATGAATCATGGAGG atttcTGATGATTTTGAGCTTCCTGACATTGAGGTATACCCAACACCTTCAGAAATTACAGATGCCAAGGCTAACTCT CTTTCAAAGGAGGACAGAATTGAGGATTCACCA ATCATAGACCTGGAGGTAAAAGAGTTCTTTGAT CTCATGGAAATGAAGATAAAGAGAAGAAAG ATGGCAGAAGACACTGTCATAGCATTTCCCGATAAGGAGAGAAAAGTTATAACAATAATATACGAAGACCATGGGGGGATGTCCTTTACAAGACCATTCTGTAAAGATGACACTCTGCAG agTATTTTCACATACATTTGTAAAGAAGTGGAGGCTGAAATTCTGCCTCCAGTATTTCATCTGGAATGCATGGCGCCATTAAAATGCCCTACTGCAAACTGCAAACACTGTTGGGAGCTAGACGCTAGCCACAGTTTACCAATTTCATCACTTCCAGATGCACTGATTATAAAGGAAGGG AACTTCTTAATGGATGACACCATTACAAACTATGGGAATGTATTACTTTGA
- the LOC130046637 gene encoding uncharacterized protein LOC130046637 isoform X3 codes for MMQICRDHQVLERKAEKVLNSSAKMTTATSTMDVTSNVNLPMCPLKSSSERDDVQTSRMIKRPLEEDTVVPVKSPKTDKSKTCNEDESWRISDDFELPDIELSKEDRIEDSPIIDLEVKEFFDLMEMKIKRRKMAEDTVIAFPDKERKVITIIYEDHGGMSFTRPFCKDDTLQSIFTYICKEVEAEILPPVFHLECMAPLKCPTANCKHCWELDASHSLPISSLPDALIIKEGNFLMDDTITNYGNVLL; via the exons GCAAAGATGACTACAGCTACCAGTACCATGGATGTTACTTCTAATGTCAATTTA CCAATGTGTCCATTAAAGAGTTCCTCTGAGAGAGATGATGTGCAGACA TCTCGCATGATTAAACGCCCTTTGGAGGAAGACACAGTTGTGCCAGTCAAG TCAccaaaaacagacaaatcaaagACCTGTAATGAAGATGAATCATGGAGG atttcTGATGATTTTGAGCTTCCTGACATTGAG CTTTCAAAGGAGGACAGAATTGAGGATTCACCA ATCATAGACCTGGAGGTAAAAGAGTTCTTTGAT CTCATGGAAATGAAGATAAAGAGAAGAAAG ATGGCAGAAGACACTGTCATAGCATTTCCCGATAAGGAGAGAAAAGTTATAACAATAATATACGAAGACCATGGGGGGATGTCCTTTACAAGACCATTCTGTAAAGATGACACTCTGCAG agTATTTTCACATACATTTGTAAAGAAGTGGAGGCTGAAATTCTGCCTCCAGTATTTCATCTGGAATGCATGGCGCCATTAAAATGCCCTACTGCAAACTGCAAACACTGTTGGGAGCTAGACGCTAGCCACAGTTTACCAATTTCATCACTTCCAGATGCACTGATTATAAAGGAAGGG AACTTCTTAATGGATGACACCATTACAAACTATGGGAATGTATTACTTTGA
- the LOC130046637 gene encoding uncharacterized protein LOC130046637 isoform X2 → MMQICRDHQVLERKAEKVLNSSAKMTTATSTMDVTSNVNLPMCPLKSSSERDDVQTSRMIKRPLEEDTVVPVKSPKTDKSKTCNEDESWRISDDFELPDIEVYPTPSEITDAKANSIIDLEVKEFFDLMEMKIKRRKMAEDTVIAFPDKERKVITIIYEDHGGMSFTRPFCKDDTLQSIFTYICKEVEAEILPPVFHLECMAPLKCPTANCKHCWELDASHSLPISSLPDALIIKEGNFLMDDTITNYGNVLL, encoded by the exons GCAAAGATGACTACAGCTACCAGTACCATGGATGTTACTTCTAATGTCAATTTA CCAATGTGTCCATTAAAGAGTTCCTCTGAGAGAGATGATGTGCAGACA TCTCGCATGATTAAACGCCCTTTGGAGGAAGACACAGTTGTGCCAGTCAAG TCAccaaaaacagacaaatcaaagACCTGTAATGAAGATGAATCATGGAGG atttcTGATGATTTTGAGCTTCCTGACATTGAGGTATACCCAACACCTTCAGAAATTACAGATGCCAAGGCTAACTCT ATCATAGACCTGGAGGTAAAAGAGTTCTTTGAT CTCATGGAAATGAAGATAAAGAGAAGAAAG ATGGCAGAAGACACTGTCATAGCATTTCCCGATAAGGAGAGAAAAGTTATAACAATAATATACGAAGACCATGGGGGGATGTCCTTTACAAGACCATTCTGTAAAGATGACACTCTGCAG agTATTTTCACATACATTTGTAAAGAAGTGGAGGCTGAAATTCTGCCTCCAGTATTTCATCTGGAATGCATGGCGCCATTAAAATGCCCTACTGCAAACTGCAAACACTGTTGGGAGCTAGACGCTAGCCACAGTTTACCAATTTCATCACTTCCAGATGCACTGATTATAAAGGAAGGG AACTTCTTAATGGATGACACCATTACAAACTATGGGAATGTATTACTTTGA